TCCCTACAGCCATTACGGCATCTGCGCCAAGTTTTTCAGCTTTTTGCGCTTGTCTAGTGTTTGCAACCAAAACGAGTGTACGGATGTTTTCATCTTTCAGCCGTTCAAAAATCGGTGTCGGGTTTGCCCCGGTGATCTAGATAACAGGTACCTTCTCTTCAATGGCAACCTCGAGAAGGTCGGCGTAAGATTCCTCATACTGTCTGCCAATGGCGAAGTTGACACCAAACGGTTTATTGGTCAATGTTCGTATTTTTCTTATTTCATTTCGAAGCTTTTCCGGGTCTTTTAGAGACATCGCTGTAATTTGTCCGAGCCCTCCAGCATTAGAAACCGCAGCTGCAAGGTCGGCATAGGCTAAATAAGCGAGACCTCCTTGTACGATCGGATATTGAATTCCCAATATTTTCGTCACTCGTGTTTTCAATTGCTGACACTCCCTTAATTATTTGCTAAAAAATAATCTACACCTGTTCAAAAGGTAAGCTCACACTAACCTTGATTAATCAAATCTTCATAAAAAAACAATTATATCTACTAATCTCTTGAATCTGTGGTGGATATTTTATCTCTTATAGACCGCCAAATATGTATGATAGTGCATTTGATTTTATAAGTATAAACTCTATGAGTAATACCGAAGTAATGACTCGCAACCATTGTTTCTTATTCATTTTTAAAACTAGAAATAATATGATTACTGCCAAGATATCAAACCCAAGAGTGATTACAAACATATAAAAAAACGGATAGCCCTCTGAAACTAACAAACTAATAGGCAGTGCGGCACATAACGCTGCAATCCATCCGTTTCCTCTGCTAAACCATACGATATAGGCTCCTATTGGCGATGCTAACGCAATTAGACCCCAACGGATAAAGTAATAGGTTGGGAAAAAACCAAATAACCACATTGAAAAAATATAATATATCAACAGCATTCCGACAAAGAATACAAAAACTTTTAACGCTCCAATTCTCGGATTCCTGCTCCATACAGCAATAATTGTAGCCAACAGAATCCATATACCTAATCTGGTGGTTATATCACTGATAACACACCATACATTTCCAATTATCCCGTTTGACGGAATCGTATCGCTATATTTGGCTTTAAAGCCAAGAAGCATGCCTAAAGCAAATAATGACAGCAATTGTAAAGTCTTTTACTGTATTGTTGCTGAAGCCAATTGCTCTCCCCTTATTTTGTTCAAAGTTTCTTTTTTAAACAAATACAAAGACCTCCTCGTCCACGATTACACAATATTCACCAAAGCAAATGAAAGGTGTATGTGTAGTTATTGTTATTAATACTATGATAAATACAAATCTTCTTTATGATTGCAAAATGAATTATTCTAAATATAACAAAGATTCAAAAGGAGGAGAATAAATGGAAAACGTAAAAGTACTAAATAATGATGTAGTTATCCCTTCAACAGGAATCGGTTTATGGCAGGTCAGGAACAAAGATCAAGTAGAAACGACTCTCTCTCACGCTTATGAGACAGGTTACAGGTTAATCGATACCGCAGCAGCATACGGGAATGAAAAGGAAGTCGGGAAAACAATTAAGAATCTCGTCCTGCCGAGAGAAGAACTATTTATAACTACTAAACTATGGAATTCAGATCAAGGATATCAATCTACATTGCAGGCGTTTAAGAAAAGCATGAAGCTCCTTCAGCTTGATTATTTGGATCTATACTTAATTCATTGGGCTGTTCAAGATAAATTTTTAGATAGCTGGAGAGCGATGGAGAAATTATATGAAGAAGGATATATCAGAGCCATCGGTGTATGTAATTTCCAAATCAGCCATTTGGATCAACTGATTTCCAATTGTAATGTGCTGCCTGTGATCAACCAAATTGAATATCATCCTTATTTAGTCCAAAATAATTTACACGATTATTGTCTAAACAAAAACATACAAGTAGAAGCATGGAGTCCATTAGGGCAAGGCAGTCTTGTACACGATCGTTCTCTTTTGGCTATAGCTGAAAAATACAATAAATCAGTTGCACAAGTTATCCTTAAGTGGCATATGCACAAAGGAATCATTCCTATACCTAAATCTTCAAACCCTAAAAGAATCAAGGAAAATTTTAATATTTTTGACTTCTCACTTAATAATGAAGATATTGTTTCAATTAACAAATTAAACGAAAATCGCCGGTTTGGACCGCATCCTGATCACTTTCATTTAGTATTTGGATAAGTGGAGAATGATTTCATTCGCATTATTAAGCATTTTATCATTCATTTTTGAAACACCGCTGGATTGAACAAATAAATCTAAAATAGCTAAAAATGAAAAAGCTGCCTGTCTCACAGGCAGCTCCCACTTATCATGATGGGCTGAGATTTTGATAAATGATATCTGTGTTGAAAAGTTCATAGATATAGAACCAGCATGAATTGTTTTTCACGATCTTGTATTTTTTCAAAGGAGATCTCTTGCCGATCGTAAATCCAAATGATTTGATTTGTTGCGGACTAATCCATCCGCTAAACAAAATGTCTCTTCGATACTCTGTACTTTTAATTAACTTTCCAATAGGTACTTCACCATTATTTAAGTCAATCGATAAACCGTTTGAGAAAAGAGACAAATCATAATATACGATGTTTTCAGAGATCATCTCATTACCGATCATTAAACTGGTTCTTCTTTTGATAAACGGTCCATTACCGGTAAATGCTATTTTCACCTCTGGAGGCAATTGTTCTTCCGGAACGACCGTATGGCTGATTAATTGCAGCTCCAGTTCAGATTGAGTCATGCTTTCCAACGCTAATGTTGTCGAACCGTCAATTTTTAAAAGCACATTTAAAAGAGGTTCAAGCAGAACGCTTTGTTCTTTTTGTGTCGTGCTCATGCCGTGCCCTCCTTTATGATGTTACAGCGGCAACGCTTGCTGTTTCATTTTTCAGGATTTGCGCAAGATATTTTTTATAGGTTCCATTAGGCATGGCGGAAATATTTTTCGTTAACGTATCTATTGAGATATAACCCATTTTATACGCAATTTCCTCCAAGCAGGCAATTTTGTTTCCTTGTCTTTTTTCCAACGTTCCGACAAAATTGCTTGCATCTAACAAGCTATCGGGCGTTCCTGTATCAAGCCAGGCACTTCCGCGGCCAAATAACTTTACCTTCAGCTGACCTCTTTGCAAATAATACAAGTTGACATCGGTGATTTCCAGCTCGCCTCTAGCGGAAGGAGTCAGTCCTTTGGCAATGTCAACGATTTTATTGTCATAAAAATACACACCAGGGATGGCATAATTAGATTTAGGGACTTGAGGTTTTTCTTCGATATCAATTACATTGCCTGCCTGATCAAAGCTTACGACTCCATATCGCTCAGGGTC
This window of the Bacillus gobiensis genome carries:
- a CDS encoding chorismate pyruvate-lyase family protein; protein product: MSTTQKEQSVLLEPLLNVLLKIDGSTTLALESMTQSELELQLISHTVVPEEQLPPEVKIAFTGNGPFIKRRTSLMIGNEMISENIVYYDLSLFSNGLSIDLNNGEVPIGKLIKSTEYRRDILFSGWISPQQIKSFGFTIGKRSPLKKYKIVKNNSCWFYIYELFNTDIIYQNLSPS
- the rfbA gene encoding glucose-1-phosphate thymidylyltransferase RfbA — translated: MKGILLAGGNGTRLYPLTRVTNKHLMSIYDKPMIFYPLSTLMLAGIREIALISSPKDLPSYKQLLGSGEHLGLSITYIEQEKPEGIAQAFTLAEDFINRDSVCLTLGDNIFYGDGFSKLLKDCTELEEGGIVFGYQVNDPERYGVVSFDQAGNVIDIEEKPQVPKSNYAIPGVYFYDNKIVDIAKGLTPSARGELEITDVNLYYLQRGQLKVKLFGRGSAWLDTGTPDSLLDASNFVGTLEKRQGNKIACLEEIAYKMGYISIDTLTKNISAMPNGTYKKYLAQILKNETASVAAVTS
- a CDS encoding aldo/keto reductase, whose protein sequence is MENVKVLNNDVVIPSTGIGLWQVRNKDQVETTLSHAYETGYRLIDTAAAYGNEKEVGKTIKNLVLPREELFITTKLWNSDQGYQSTLQAFKKSMKLLQLDYLDLYLIHWAVQDKFLDSWRAMEKLYEEGYIRAIGVCNFQISHLDQLISNCNVLPVINQIEYHPYLVQNNLHDYCLNKNIQVEAWSPLGQGSLVHDRSLLAIAEKYNKSVAQVILKWHMHKGIIPIPKSSNPKRIKENFNIFDFSLNNEDIVSINKLNENRRFGPHPDHFHLVFG
- a CDS encoding DUF6518 family protein, which encodes MLSLFALGMLLGFKAKYSDTIPSNGIIGNVWCVISDITTRLGIWILLATIIAVWSRNPRIGALKVFVFFVGMLLIYYIFSMWLFGFFPTYYFIRWGLIALASPIGAYIVWFSRGNGWIAALCAALPISLLVSEGYPFFYMFVITLGFDILAVIILFLVLKMNKKQWLRVITSVLLIEFILIKSNALSYIFGGL